Genomic segment of Streptomyces sp. NA02950:
TGCGGCTGATCTGGCCCGCGCGCCTGGCCACGGCCCGCCGTTCGGCGCGCAGTTCGCGGCGCTGTCGGTCGTGTTCGGGGTCGCCGGCCACCAGCGCCTCGTGCGCCCGGTCGATGGCCTCGATGCGGCCCCGCATCTCGGCTCGCCGGCCCTCCCACTGCTCGCGGGCCCGGTCCAGGGCCCGGGCGAGCCCTCCGGTCGCGTACCCGCGCAGCTCGTCGGCCGCTTGCGGGCTCACGCCCGTCCCCTTCTCCTCGTCGTACGGGGGGAAGAGCGCGAGGAACTCCTCGGCCAGCCGCGCGCCGTCGGCGAGCGCGGCCTGACGGAATTCGGCTGCCCAGCCCGACGGGCCGAACAGCTCGGTGGCCAGGCGCGGCAGTGGCATGACCGGGGTCCGGTCGCCGTCCGGGGTGGTCAGGCCTCCCGCACCGGCACGGTCGAGGAGAAAGGCGAGGTACTGGCGGCGCAGGATCTCGATGGCGGACAGGAAGCATCCGGGCGGCTGGATGTCCCCGGCGATCATCTGCCGCGGGTCGTCCAGGTAGTAGCGGTCCCGGGGCCCCCGGTCGACCATGGTCAGCAGGTAGGCGTTGCCGGTGGCGCGGCCGGCCCTGCCCACCCGCTGGACGTAGTTGGCCGGTCCCTTGGGCAGCGAGGCGAGGACCACCGCGGACAGGTCGCCGATGTCGATGCCCAGTTCCAGGGTCGGGGTGCAGGAGAGGACCTGTGGGTTGGCGTAGTGGGCGTCGGTTCCCGCACGGAACGCCTTCTCCACGGCCTCCCGCTTGGGGCGGCTGAGGGTGCCGGTGTGCTCGGCGGTGTTGATGGTGAACACCCCGGCCTCCCGGTACATCCGCCGGTAGAAGTCCTCGGTGAAGTCCCGTCGCCGCACACCGCTTTCCAGGTCGTGGCCGGTGCGCAGCGTGCCGCCGCAGCGGTAGCGCGGGCAGGGCAGTCCGTGCCACTGGTCGGCCAGGTCGGGGTGGATGGTCTGTTCCCAGGAGCAGACCGGGCAGTGGGCCGAGGCGTCGGCCACGGTGTCGTCCGCGAGCTTGCGCACCTGGACGTGGCCGGGCTGGAGCCCGAACACCCGGGTGGCGCCGTCCTTGGCGGTACGGGCCGAAAGGACCCCGGTGTCGACGAGGGCGGGCAGCAGCCGTACGAGGAAGGCGTTGGCGGCGTCCGGGCTCAGCCCGAGACTGCGCCGGGTCCAGTCCTGGTACCAGCCGAGCCGTCCGGTCAGGACGTCGAAGTCGTCGCTGCCCTGTTTGGGGCCGCCCAGCAGGAAGGCGGGGGCCGAGACCCCGGGCGGGAAGGCCGGCATACCGGTCGTACGTCCGCCCCAGATCGCCCAGCGCCGCACCCCTGCCTGGCCGATCCAGCCGTCGAGCCAGGCGTGCCGGATGGCGCCGCGGATGCGCAGCCGTTCCAGCAGGCCGCGGACATGGCCGACCCACCGTTCCGGGCCGGGCACGGAGCCGTCCGGCAGGGCGATGTCGCCGGGGGTGGTGTGCAGGAGTTCGCGGACGATCCCCGCGATGCCGTCCGGGTCGGTGAGGGGGACGTCCGCCGCGACGGTACGCGTCAGCTCCAGGGTGCGGCCCTGCCGGGAGCGGAGGCCGAACTCCAGGACGGCCGCGAAGGCGAGGCGCTGGGCGATGAGTTCCCAGGTGGCCTTGGAGCCGCGGCTTCGTCCGGAGAGCAGCGTGTCGACGCCCGGCACGACGTGCAGGTCCGGCGGAATCACAGCGGCCTGCACGGCCTTGCTGTCGACGACGTCCGCGATGAGGTCCGCCGCGAGGTCGCTGAGCGCGATCGGTTGCTCCTCGTCGATGCGGCTGGCGAGCAGCGAGCGAAAGGAGAAAGTGTACGAGCGGCTGGCGACGTATCCGGCGCGGTGGGCGGCGTCCTGGACCGAGTCGTTGAACAGGAGGGTCTTGTCCTCCTTGAGGTTCTTGTCCAACTCTCCGCCGGTGAAGAGCTGGGTGATGGAGGCGGCGGCGAGTGCTGCGAGCCCGGTACCGAGGTAGCGGATGGCGTTGAAGGTACGGCAGGCCGGGCACTGGTCGCCCTGCCCCGCCCGGTCGTCGGCCAGGTCCGTCAGCACGAACGCGGCGTCGTGCAGCGGCCTGGGCACCCGTGGCCCGTCGCCGTCGCGCGGCGCCTCGAAGTCCGACTCGGGCGACAGCGGGCGCAGACGGCCGCTCAGCCCGTCGAGCACCATCACGGTCGGCCCGCTGCGTGGCCGTTCGGTGACCAGGGCCGCCTCGTAGGCCTGCTGCGGGGTGGCCGCGATCATGTTGCGTACACGGCGCTTGTCGCGTCCCACGGAGGCGCGGCGGATCTTCGAGGCGTTCATGTCGAGGGTCGCCGGGTCCACCTCCGGGGAGAGCGCCGCCCAGCCCGAGCGGCCGCACTCGCGGCAGAAGACGGCGGGCAGGAACACCTGGGCGGGCGGCGCCGCGCTGTCATCAGCGGGCATGGCGAGAGCCGCGCCGTCCGCCGGACCGCCCCCGGGATCGTCGCCGGAAGTGCGGGCCAGTGTCCCGCCCGAGGCCACCCGCTCGTCGTCCCACCGGAACTCCGCCCGCGCCGCGCTGATCCCGCGCAGCACGCGGGAGACCGACCGCACCCAGTGGTGGATCTCGATGGACAGCAGCGGCCGCCCGGGGTGATCCGGGTCGCGGGCGGTCGACAGCAGGGCGACGTAGCGGGCGAGCGCTTGGGCGGCGACGGCCGGGTTCTGCTGGACGGCCATGCCCCAGTGGTAGGCGTACCGCGGCAGGACCTCCATGACCTCGCCGAGGGTGCGCGGGCGGCCGTCGAGGATCTCCAGGACCGCGGCGGTCAGCCGGTGACGGCGCAGCTGCCGGCCGAGCTGTTCGGGGCTCAGCCCGCTCTTGCCGGTGAACGCCGCGGCCAACTGGTCCAGGGCATCACGGTCCCGGGTGGGGTCGCCGAGGGCGGCCACCTCCTGCGGCGGCGGGAAGGGCAGCGCGAAGTCGCTCGCCCCCGCGAACTCCTGCACCGAGCGCCGGTCTTCCGCCACCACCGCCTCCGGTGGGAACGGCACGCCGAACACCTGCTCCGCCACGTCCAGCATGGAGGTGCCCGCCCCGCCGGGCCCGTTCTCCCCCAGGGTGGCCGAGGTGGCGACCGGGCAGACCGGGCCGAGCGGCCGCCCCGGCTCGGCCAGCCCGGTGACCGCGCCGAGCCTGCGCAGCAGCATCGCCACGTCCGTGCCCTGGGCCCCGTCGTAGGTGTGGAACTCGTCCAGGACGACATAGGTCAGCGCGGAACGCTCGGCCCCGTCGGGGGCCTGCCACAGCCGCTGGTCCTCGGGCCGCTGAAGCAGCAGGTCCAGCATCTTGTAGTTGGTGATCAGGATGTCCGGGCGGGTGCGCCGGATCTCGTCCCGGTCGACGGCCACGCGCGGGTTGGCCTGCTTGAACTCCTTCGACGCCTTGTCGCCGATGTACAGCCCGGCCCGCACGCCCGCGTCCCTGAGCCGCGCGTCGCGCGGGCTGTCCAGGTGGTCGTTGAGGCGCTGGGCCTGGTCGGTGGCCAGGGCGTTCATCGGATAGAGCAGGACCGCCTTGACCCCTTCCCGGCCGGCCTCCCGCTCCCGGCGGCAGTGATCGAGCAGCGGCACGAGGAACGACTCGGTCTTGCCGGAGCCGGTGCCGGTGGTCACCAGGGTGGGCCTGGCCGGGCCGTGGAGCGTGGACAGCCGCTCCCACGCGAGCTCCTGGTGCCGGTGCGGCCGGAAGCCGCGCGGCCACCAGGCGAGGTGCCGCTGCCAGCCGTCCCCTTCGGCGGGCCGGAAGGGGGTGCGGATGCGGAGGTAGGGGCCGCGGAAGATACCGTCCTCGGGGTCGCCGAGAAACCGCTCCAGGGCGCGCCGGGTGGATTCGTCCGCCAGCGCGTACGTCGTCGACAGGTACTGGCTCAAGCTGTCGCGCACCTGCTCGGCGGCGAGGGTCGGTCGCACGCGCCTCCTCCTCTTCTTCTGCTCCCGGTCTGCTCCCGGTGCTGCGGTGTGCCCGGTTTCGTCTGTGTGCGGATCGTGGCCGGCCACGCGGATACGGTAACCGGGACCCGGCGGTGCCCGGCACGCGCGGGCAGGACGCGACCTGCGGCGTTGCCGGTACGGCCCGGCAGGCTGGGCGGCGGGATCAGACGCCGAGCTTGCGCCCCACGTAGGCGATCCGCAGGGTGCGTTCGGCGTGCAGCAGCCGAAAGTGCATCCGTCCCGGCTTCGGCAGGAACTCGCAGTGCCAGTCGAAGAGCTCCTCGGCGCCCCCGTCCTCGAACCAGCACAGCCGCCTGCGCGACTCGAATTCGGTCCGCACGTCCGACCGCCACTGCGGGGCGATGGGCTGCGTGTCCGGGTTCCACTCGGCCACCGCCGCCTCCAGCTCGATCAGGCGGTCACGGACCGGCCGGACCCAGACCTCGGGCAGGTCGCGCAGGTCACCCTCGACGCGTGGGAGGAACTGGAGACGGGGAAAGAACTCCGCCCGCCGCTCCCAGAGCTCGTCCCCCCGCCGTACGGCGCCCAGGCCGCCTCTGCGCGCCGCCTCGGCACCGTCCCGGATCCACGCGTGGTGCGTCTCGTAATGGTCCCGGGCCGACATGTGCCGGATCTGGACCTCGCTGGTCCGCCAACCGGACTCGCCTTCCTCGCCCTCGACGAGCTGCTCGCGCTCCAGGGTCAGCCGGTCGGCATGCCAGCGGGACTCGACCGGCAGCGAGACCCCGAGCCCGTCCATCAAGTGGGCCGCGCCGAGCCCTTCCACCGGGTCGCCCTGATGCCGGTACTCGACGTCGTAGTGGCCCTCACCGTCCGGGAAGACGGCACGGTGCGGCCACTTGTTCTGCATCTTCAGCATGAGCATCCAGGAATCCCGGTTCCTGGGATTGCCGTGCCACTTCCCGATGGGGTGGCCCGCGGCGAGCTGGAGCCCGGTGATCGGCTCCCGCGCCACCAGCACCGTGCCCTTCCGGTCGGCCCGCCAGGTCTTCAGCACCGCCTGTGCGAACTCCGTCATGGCCCGGTCGGCCCGCGCCGGTTCGCACGACGACTCACAGGATCTCTCGTTCAGGAATAACAGCGGCACGTCTCCCCCTCCGCGATGATGTACGAACCGTGGCCGGGCCGACTCGGATCGGGCCCGGCCGGTCCGTCCCCGGCTGGTCGGTCCCCGGCGGCTCGGCCGAGGGCCGGCAGTCAGTCGAGAAGCTTCTCCAGCGTGTTCTCCAGCTCGTCGAAGAACCCCTCGGGCCACTGGTCAAGCATCCCGTCCCGGTCGATGTGTGGACTGATGACGTCGACGCCCGTGCCATCGCCCCGGAAGTAGTGCAGGACCGCCTGATCCGGAGCCAGCAGCCCCTCCTTGACGGAGAGCCGCACCCCGTTGAGCACGTGGTCACTGTGGGTCTCCACGATGAGCTGCGCCCCCTGCGCGGCGGCCGCGGCGGCGAGTTTGGCCATCCGGGTCTGGCCCTGCGGGTGCAGATGCGCCTCGGGGTTCTCCAGCAGGACGAGCGACCCGGGCCGCGCGGTCAAGCAGGCCACGACGATCGGCAGGGCGTAGGTCAGCCCGAATCCGACGTTGGTCGGCCGCCGACGCTGCGTCGAGGTGAGCGCGCCCTCTCCGAACCCGTACGACAGCCGCACCGAGTCCGTGTTCGCGATGGCGTCGGCCCGGATGTCCACCCCCGGGCACAGCTCCCCCATCCAGGCGGCGGCCTGGGCGAGGAGCAGCGACGACTGGGCACGCGGATGGCGCAGCGGCCCGGCGGGAACCTCGTCCCGGGCGTGCTGCCGCAGGAAGTTGACAGTGTGCTCCCCGCGCACGCCGAGGAAGCGGCGTCCGATGGCCACTTGGTGGTCGCGGGGGTAGAACTCGGCCGGGGAGATGCGGTCGGCGTGCAGATACTGGAATCCGGCCGTGAAGTAGTTCGGGATCACGGCCGCGTCCCCGGCCGGGCGAGCGGCCACGCTCTCCGAAGTGAGCGGAAGTGCGACATCGCTCAGCGGCAGCAGATTCTGCTCGGCCTCGTAACGGACGTACCAGCAGTAACGGTGCGGGCCCTCGCTCACCGCGAGCATGATCTCCGGGTCATCGCCCGTGAAGTCCTCGTGGAGAACGTC
This window contains:
- a CDS encoding DEAD/DEAH box helicase gives rise to the protein MRPTLAAEQVRDSLSQYLSTTYALADESTRRALERFLGDPEDGIFRGPYLRIRTPFRPAEGDGWQRHLAWWPRGFRPHRHQELAWERLSTLHGPARPTLVTTGTGSGKTESFLVPLLDHCRREREAGREGVKAVLLYPMNALATDQAQRLNDHLDSPRDARLRDAGVRAGLYIGDKASKEFKQANPRVAVDRDEIRRTRPDILITNYKMLDLLLQRPEDQRLWQAPDGAERSALTYVVLDEFHTYDGAQGTDVAMLLRRLGAVTGLAEPGRPLGPVCPVATSATLGENGPGGAGTSMLDVAEQVFGVPFPPEAVVAEDRRSVQEFAGASDFALPFPPPQEVAALGDPTRDRDALDQLAAAFTGKSGLSPEQLGRQLRRHRLTAAVLEILDGRPRTLGEVMEVLPRYAYHWGMAVQQNPAVAAQALARYVALLSTARDPDHPGRPLLSIEIHHWVRSVSRVLRGISAARAEFRWDDERVASGGTLARTSGDDPGGGPADGAALAMPADDSAAPPAQVFLPAVFCRECGRSGWAALSPEVDPATLDMNASKIRRASVGRDKRRVRNMIAATPQQAYEAALVTERPRSGPTVMVLDGLSGRLRPLSPESDFEAPRDGDGPRVPRPLHDAAFVLTDLADDRAGQGDQCPACRTFNAIRYLGTGLAALAAASITQLFTGGELDKNLKEDKTLLFNDSVQDAAHRAGYVASRSYTFSFRSLLASRIDEEQPIALSDLAADLIADVVDSKAVQAAVIPPDLHVVPGVDTLLSGRSRGSKATWELIAQRLAFAAVLEFGLRSRQGRTLELTRTVAADVPLTDPDGIAGIVRELLHTTPGDIALPDGSVPGPERWVGHVRGLLERLRIRGAIRHAWLDGWIGQAGVRRWAIWGGRTTGMPAFPPGVSAPAFLLGGPKQGSDDFDVLTGRLGWYQDWTRRSLGLSPDAANAFLVRLLPALVDTGVLSARTAKDGATRVFGLQPGHVQVRKLADDTVADASAHCPVCSWEQTIHPDLADQWHGLPCPRYRCGGTLRTGHDLESGVRRRDFTEDFYRRMYREAGVFTINTAEHTGTLSRPKREAVEKAFRAGTDAHYANPQVLSCTPTLELGIDIGDLSAVVLASLPKGPANYVQRVGRAGRATGNAYLLTMVDRGPRDRYYLDDPRQMIAGDIQPPGCFLSAIEILRRQYLAFLLDRAGAGGLTTPDGDRTPVMPLPRLATELFGPSGWAAEFRQAALADGARLAEEFLALFPPYDEEKGTGVSPQAADELRGYATGGLARALDRAREQWEGRRAEMRGRIEAIDRAHEALVAGDPEHDRQRRELRAERRAVARRAGQISRTTAHGALVDLGLLPNYSLVDSLTELEATLLWREDNGGERPEYRSKPFSYERSARLALEDFAPGNHYYVQGYKHRITGLDIGSPRRPAWIWWRICPDCGYVRDHQAQADSSACPRCRSAAIGDVGCLHKVLVPHRVTSRDQRDDVRVRDDTDERERRHYTVVPAVDIPHEGIEVARRHTKATFGWEFTRQAVIRHINVGASRVDGGADDAFAGRRARLNPFWVCDACGYADPDGGPTTEAQEAFVPARPTKYHRPWCPRLRERAADGTRADGSGDAERGVKLLLAHELRSEALRVLIPAVTAHTQERLASFKAVLLAGIARSYGGDPDHLAVVTDSMPEPGGDADVRRHFLVLYDTLPGGTGYLHRLAAPGGLYDVLTRAREVIETCVCVGEKRPACHRCLLRHVADSEYELVSREHALDMLGEILGPTGEGWDIEEATTTGDITLVRQVESELEGLFRRGLLAWAEGVDEVSVRTALTPDGERDITLRFRAPGGKVSGWRMETQVHLGFTVPDVVFRSLDDDRRVAVYLDGYRYHASPAHNRVADDAAKRTRLRSERGWQVFQLTWDDVRAWTGQSKPSAEPVWVPYQNTAQKTASDIHRRMHGGDPRDLPRFVWANPVETLIGYLTSPDLDLWRRRTQSALAGFAAVSATSRALADGPETGLRVGEALAGKRLSGGRGAVQVMATWDRSGCPLTVALDLRKGQAGAVWTALTVLDDRPEAVGGDENAHRRRWQAWLYWTNLLQFLGDGEGDGVQLTSSQLPGFDPAELAVTGGAGWLESHRRVHEPATSPGAGAARQEARKAEPHAEAVRDPAWDEVIAYLVEEPGLAELAEELAAMGVLVPEAGFELGEAAWPAELAWPGHRIGVVLAHQRGADGTPDADAEDRDRAYAAEGWHVRPATEWDVRELADALARPAADHGPDDNHDEEHDR
- a CDS encoding DUF3696 domain-containing protein codes for the protein MIDRLALTNFKAFQQVDLPLGPLTLLTGLNSSGKSSVLQALALLHQSYAAGDLDWAGQMAEVIAQGGRAPAHDSGLLLNGELVRLGTGRDVLHEDFTGDDPEIMLAVSEGPHRYCWYVRYEAEQNLLPLSDVALPLTSESVAARPAGDAAVIPNYFTAGFQYLHADRISPAEFYPRDHQVAIGRRFLGVRGEHTVNFLRQHARDEVPAGPLRHPRAQSSLLLAQAAAWMGELCPGVDIRADAIANTDSVRLSYGFGEGALTSTQRRRPTNVGFGLTYALPIVVACLTARPGSLVLLENPEAHLHPQGQTRMAKLAAAAAAQGAQLIVETHSDHVLNGVRLSVKEGLLAPDQAVLHYFRGDGTGVDVISPHIDRDGMLDQWPEGFFDELENTLEKLLD